In one Cydia strobilella chromosome 25, ilCydStro3.1, whole genome shotgun sequence genomic region, the following are encoded:
- the LOC134752906 gene encoding chorion class CA protein ERA.1-like, with amino-acid sequence MSRFVVLAIFIQACLLQMVLSQSCGCNQYSYGSSGLGLSSQSCGSYGGTGTGQVDVSGNIDACGQTCVVGSVPVLGSVDFGGCVPACGSVSISGQCGCGCN; translated from the exons ATGTCTCGCTTCGTAGTCCTCGCTATCTTCATCCAGGCCTGCCTGCTCCAG ATGGTTCTGAGCCAGTCATGCGGTTGTAACCAGTACTCATACGGTTCGTCCGGACTCGGACTGAGCTCACAGAGCTGCGGCTCGTACGGCGGCACCGGCACCGGCCAGGTGGACGTGTCCGGCAACATCGACGCGTGCGGCCAAACCTGCGTCGTCGGCTCCGTGCCCGTGCTCGGCTCCGTGGACTTCGGCGGCTGCGTGCCCGCCTGCGGCTCCGTGTCCATCTCCGGACagtgcggatgcggatgcaaTTAA
- the LOC134752829 gene encoding uncharacterized protein LOC134752829: protein MFKFAVLILCFQTCLIQTAMSKSCECNSYGGTGTGQVGVSGNIDACGTTCVDGSVPVLGSVCFGGCAPTSGSVSISGQCGCGCQSEQTLLSSASTYIPSGSSNANAVAAGQQSARITPIISQSSRISKTSPSFSSACACQNARLGQSAPSIRQKSPSSASISQNTPSFSLSKNAVSKPRASLSKPIASLSKPSISLNSGSGYRGTGTGQAAVSIDIDACSATCVEGAVPVIGSAGFSGGSRSSLSKPSISLNSGSGYRGTGTGQVSVSGDIDACGATCVEGVAPVRGSVGFSGSSRASLSKPSISLNSGSGYRGTGTGQVSVSGDIDACGATCVEGVAPVRGSVGFSGSSRASLSKPRASVRKPSISLNSGSGYRSTGTGQVGVSGDIDVCGATCVEGAVRGSVGFSGSSRASLSKPSISLDSGAGYGGSGTGQAGVSGDFDACGVTCVEGAVPVLGSVEFSGCSPICGTVTINGKCECDCN, encoded by the exons actGCCATGAGCAAATCGTGCGAATGCAACTCGTACGGCGGTACCGGCACCGGCCAGGTGGGCGTGTCCGGCAACATCGACGCGTGCGGCACCACCTGCGTCGACGGCTCCGTGCCCGTGCTCGGCTCCGTCTGCTTCGGCGGCTGCGCACCCACCAGCGGTTCCGTCTCCATCTCCGGACAGTGTGGTTGCG GCTGCCAGTCTGAACAGACATTATTATCTTCTGCATCCACATACATCCCGTCAGGTAGCAGTAACGCTAATGCAGTCGCAGCAGGGCAGCAG TCTGCACGCATTACGCCTATTATCAGCCAGAGTTCCAGGATCAGCAAGACTTCACCCAGCTTCAGCAGTGCTTGCGCCTGCCAAAATGCCCGGCTTGGCCAGAGCGCACCTAGTATCAGACAAAAAAGTCCGTCTAGTGCAAGCATCAGCCAAAATACGCCAAGCTTCAGTCTAAGTAAGAATGCTGTCAGTAAGCCAAGAGCCAGCTTGAGTAAGCCAATAGCCAGCTTGAGTAAGCCTAGTATCAGCTTGAACAGTGGATCCGGATACAGGGGTACTGGCACCGGACAGGCGGCCGTGTCCATCGACATCGACGCGTGCAGCGCTACCTGCGTGGAAGGCGCCGTGCCCGTGATCGGTTCCGCCGGATTCAGCGGAGGTTCAAGAAGCAGCTTAAGTAAGCCTAGTATCAGCTTGAACAGTGGATCCGGATACAGGGGTACTGGCACCGGACAGGTGAGCGTGTCCGGCGACATCGACGCGTGCGGTGCTACCTGCGTGGAAGGCGTCGCGCCCGTGCGCGGTTCCGTGGGATTCAGCGGAAGTTCAAGAGCCAGCTTGAGTAAGCCTAGTATCAGCTTGAACAGTGGATCCGGATACAGGGGTACTGGCACCGGACAGGTGAGCGTGTCCGGCGACATCGACGCGTGCGGTGCTACCTGCGTGGAAGGCGTCGCGCCCGTGCGCGGTTCCGTGGGATTCAGCGGAAGTTCAAGAGCCAGCTTGAGTAAGCCAAGAGCCAGCGTGAGGAAGCCTAGTATCAGCTTGAACAGTGGATCCGGATACAGGAGTACCGGCACCGGACAGGTGGGCGTGTCTGGCGACATCGACGTGTGCGGCGCTACCTGCGTGGAAGGCGCCGTGCGCGGTTCCGTGGGATTCAGCGGAAGTTCAAGAGCCAGCTTGAGTAAGCCTAGTATCAGCTTGGACAGTGGAGCCGGATACGGGGGTTCCGGCACCGGACAGGCGGGCGTGTCCGGCGACTTCGACGCGTGCGGCGTTACCTGCGTGGAAGGCGCCGTGCCCGTGCTCGGTTCCGTGGAATTCAGCGGATGTTCACCGATTTGTGGCACTGTCACTATTAATGGAAAGTGCGAGTGCGATTGCAATTGA
- the LOC134752672 gene encoding chorion class CB protein M5H4-like: protein MASKAVVFCAFAILVQQSLAGPYYLPKSSSCGCSSGKVVVKEIEDRSNRLLIAPKSYSSNCVSIEIPNNGGSLAISSIGPIAPSGIAVATELGLAGDLVLSGELPYLSAVAFEGKFDTSSAVPVAYGCGDCVAITEQIGSNVGSGSYSLSTLGGCGCKY from the exons ATGGCGTCCAAGGCTGTCGTCTTCTGTGCGTTTGCAATTTTGGTTCAGCAG tcCCTAGCTGGGCCCTATTACCTCCCAAAATCATCAAGCTGCGGCTGCAGCTCTGGTAAAGTGGTTGTCAAAGAAATCGAAGACCGATCGAACCGATTGCTAATTGCACCGAAAAGCTATTCAAGCAACTGCGTGTCCATTGAAATCCCCAACAACGGAGGGTCTCTGGCTATTTCCAGCATCGGGCCGATCGCACCCTCCGGCATCGCCGTGGCTACCGAGCTGGGCCTGGCTGGAGACCTGGTGCTCTCCGGCGAGCTCCCGTACCTGAGCGCGGTGGCGTTCGAGGGCAAGTTCGACACTAGTAGCGCCGTGCCGGTGGCGTATGGTTGTGGCGATTGCGTCGCCATCACTGAACAAATCGGAAGCAATGTTGGCTCTGGCTCCTACAGTCTCTCCACTCTCGGTGGATGTGGGTGCAAATACTAa